A DNA window from Bacteroides cellulosilyticus contains the following coding sequences:
- the xyl3A gene encoding xylan 1,4-beta-xylosidase: MKKVLVTCGLLFSLSGWGQTLPYQNPELSPAERAKDLVKRLTLEEKALLMCDDSEAIPRLGIKKFNWWSEALHGVANQGNVTVFPEPVGMAASFNDKLVFEIFNAVSDEMRAKHNERVRNGLEDVRFHSLSVWTPNVNIFRDPRWGRGQETYGEDPYLTSQMGIAVVKGLQGPENEKYRKLLACAKHYAVHSGPEWSRHTANLNNVSPRDLWETYLPAFKALVQKADVREVMCAYQRLDDDPCCGNTRLLQQILRDEWGFKYLVVSDCGAIADFWTSHKSSSDAVHAAVKGTMAGTDVECGYGYAYQKLPEAVSRGLITEEEVDKHVLRLMEGRFELGEMDDPSLVNWTKIPMSVVNCKAHKDLSLNMSRQTMTLLQNKNNVLPLSKSIRKIAVIGPNADDKPMLWGNYNGTPNQTITILDGFKSKLKKNQIVYMKGCDLVNDQTLESYLDQCSIDGKPGIKATFWNNPKRQGEPVSSLRTTQPINVTTYGLHTFGPGVNLEKFSAKYETVLTPKESGEILLNLEGCSYFELLVNGKSMTKRRTWRTTDTRTMLQVEKGKEYKIEILYAQVENWAANLKFNLGKEFPINYSESISKLKGVDVVVFVGGISPQLEGEEMPVNIPGFKGGDRTDIELPAVQRNFLKALKDAGKQVVFVNCSGSSMALLPETESCDAILQAWYGGELGGYAVADVLFGDYNPSGKLPVTFYKSTKQLPDYEDYSMKGRTYRYMSDPLFPFGFGLSYTDFAVGTASCNKTQLRTDESLTLTVPVSNTGKRSGTEVVQVYIRKTDDADGPLKSLKAYARVELAAGAKQDVKIELPSESFECFDPSTNTMRVAPGEYELFYGTSSAARDLQSVKVTLL, encoded by the coding sequence ATGAAAAAGGTATTAGTAACCTGTGGTTTGTTATTCTCCCTATCGGGGTGGGGACAAACATTGCCGTATCAGAATCCTGAACTAAGTCCGGCAGAAAGAGCGAAGGATTTAGTGAAACGCTTGACTTTAGAAGAGAAAGCTCTCTTGATGTGTGATGATTCGGAAGCCATTCCACGCCTGGGAATAAAGAAATTCAATTGGTGGAGTGAAGCCCTTCACGGGGTAGCCAATCAAGGAAATGTAACCGTCTTCCCCGAACCTGTAGGAATGGCCGCTTCATTCAATGACAAACTGGTATTCGAAATCTTCAATGCAGTCTCCGATGAAATGCGTGCCAAACACAACGAGCGCGTACGCAATGGATTGGAAGACGTCCGTTTCCACAGTCTCTCCGTCTGGACTCCCAATGTAAACATCTTCCGTGATCCCCGCTGGGGACGTGGTCAGGAAACCTACGGGGAAGATCCTTACCTGACTTCTCAAATGGGCATTGCAGTAGTAAAAGGATTGCAGGGACCTGAAAATGAGAAGTACCGCAAACTACTTGCATGCGCCAAGCATTACGCCGTACACAGTGGTCCGGAATGGAGCCGTCATACAGCCAATCTGAACAACGTCAGTCCCCGCGACCTGTGGGAAACCTACCTGCCTGCGTTCAAGGCATTGGTACAGAAAGCCGATGTACGCGAAGTGATGTGTGCCTACCAGCGTCTGGACGATGATCCTTGTTGTGGAAACACCCGTCTGCTTCAACAAATACTCCGTGATGAATGGGGATTCAAATATCTCGTAGTCTCCGATTGTGGAGCCATCGCCGACTTCTGGACTTCCCACAAAAGTTCCTCCGATGCCGTGCATGCAGCCGTTAAAGGAACCATGGCAGGTACAGATGTGGAATGTGGATACGGATATGCCTATCAGAAACTGCCGGAAGCCGTATCCAGAGGATTGATAACGGAAGAAGAAGTGGACAAACATGTGCTCCGCCTGATGGAAGGACGCTTTGAACTCGGAGAAATGGATGACCCGTCATTAGTGAACTGGACAAAAATACCGATGTCGGTAGTCAACTGTAAGGCTCACAAAGATTTGTCACTGAATATGTCACGCCAGACAATGACACTCTTACAGAACAAGAACAATGTATTGCCTTTAAGTAAATCCATCCGCAAGATTGCGGTTATCGGTCCTAATGCCGATGACAAACCTATGCTGTGGGGCAACTACAACGGAACTCCGAATCAGACCATTACCATCCTGGACGGCTTCAAAAGTAAGCTGAAAAAGAATCAGATCGTCTACATGAAAGGCTGTGATCTGGTGAATGACCAAACATTGGAGTCCTATCTTGACCAATGCAGCATAGATGGAAAACCCGGCATAAAAGCTACATTCTGGAACAATCCGAAACGCCAGGGAGAGCCTGTCTCTTCGCTCCGTACCACCCAGCCTATCAACGTGACTACATACGGATTACATACTTTCGGCCCGGGAGTGAACCTTGAAAAGTTCTCAGCCAAATACGAAACCGTATTAACTCCGAAGGAATCAGGCGAAATTCTCCTCAATCTCGAAGGTTGCAGTTACTTTGAATTATTGGTAAACGGCAAGTCAATGACTAAACGGCGCACCTGGAGAACCACCGATACCCGCACCATGCTACAAGTGGAGAAAGGGAAAGAATATAAGATAGAAATACTCTATGCACAAGTAGAAAACTGGGCTGCAAACCTGAAGTTCAACCTCGGCAAAGAATTCCCGATCAATTACAGTGAAAGCATTTCGAAACTTAAAGGCGTAGATGTAGTGGTCTTCGTAGGCGGCATTTCGCCACAACTGGAAGGGGAAGAGATGCCTGTGAATATTCCCGGCTTCAAAGGAGGCGACCGTACGGATATAGAATTACCTGCTGTACAGCGGAACTTCCTGAAAGCCCTGAAAGATGCCGGAAAACAAGTAGTATTTGTCAATTGTTCCGGATCGTCTATGGCATTACTGCCCGAAACGGAAAGTTGCGACGCCATTCTCCAGGCATGGTATGGAGGAGAACTGGGTGGATATGCTGTAGCCGACGTGCTGTTCGGTGATTATAACCCCTCCGGCAAGCTGCCCGTCACTTTCTACAAAAGTACGAAACAACTTCCCGACTATGAGGATTACTCCATGAAAGGACGTACATACCGGTATATGTCCGACCCTCTGTTCCCATTTGGATTCGGATTAAGTTACACGGATTTCGCCGTAGGTACAGCCAGTTGCAACAAAACCCAACTCCGTACAGATGAGTCGCTGACCTTGACTGTACCAGTCTCCAACACAGGCAAACGGTCCGGAACTGAAGTCGTACAGGTTTACATACGCAAAACAGATGATGCTGACGGACCATTAAAGTCCCTGAAAGCCTATGCACGTGTAGAACTCGCAGCAGGAGCCAAACAGGATGTCAAGATAGAGTTGCCATCCGAATCATTCGAATGTTTTGATCCTTCTACAAACACCATGCGTGTGGCACCGGGCGAGTACGAGTTATTCTATGGAACAAGTTCCGCAGCCCGGGACCTGCAATCCGTCAAAGTCACTTTACTATAA